ATCACGACGACGAACAGCGAAAAGCCGATGCCCACCCAGCCCGATTGGTTGACGAGCGGAATGTGTACGCCAAAGAAGCCGAGCACCATCGTGGCCAGGTAGAAGAGGCAGATGCCACCCGTGGCCGCCACGATGCCGAGCTTGAAGTTTTCGGTCGGGCGAATGATGCCCGTCGCGTAGGCCGTGAGCAGCGTGGCCAATGTACCGAAGGTCAGTGCCACGGCTTGCGGCACGACGCCCGGGTAGACGTATTCGAAACCGGCCGAGACGCCACCCAGAAACACGCCCTCGGCCAGGGCGTACAGCGGTGATGTGTAGGGGGACACGGCGGGCTTGAAGATCGTGATCATCGCCAGGATCAGGCCCGCGATCATGCCGATCATGCCGTACGTGTAAACGACGGGCGGCACGTTGGCGACTTGCCCCACAGCCACGTCGGCGGCGGCAAAGCCTTGCATCGTTTGGAACCAGGTGAAGCTGGCGCCCGCGACGACGATGGCCAGCAGGATGGCCGCCTTGATGGCGGTGCCTTGCAGCGTCATCGTCGTCGAGACGCTGGCGTCATGAATCTGAAACACGCTGGCGTTCAGCGCCGGATTGCTGGTACGCATCAGGGACATCGTTTTCACCCCCACGGGAAAATCGAAAGTGAAGTTGGCTTCCGAGGAATTATCACAATATACGTCATTGCCGGCGCGCGCGGCAAAAAGGGCGGTTTCCACCGGGC
The sequence above is drawn from the Pirellulales bacterium genome and encodes:
- a CDS encoding Bax inhibitor-1/YccA family protein, which produces MRTSNPALNASVFQIHDASVSTTMTLQGTAIKAAILLAIVVAGASFTWFQTMQGFAAADVAVGQVANVPPVVYTYGMIGMIAGLILAMITIFKPAVSPYTSPLYALAEGVFLGGVSAGFEYVYPGVVPQAVALTFGTLATLLTAYATGIIRPTENFKLGIVAATGGICLFYLATMVLGFFGVHIPLVNQSGWVGIGFSLFVVVIAALNLVLDFDFIETGVTRGAPKYMEWYGAFGLLVTLVWLYLEILRLLVKMRNRD